The Camelina sativa cultivar DH55 chromosome 14, Cs, whole genome shotgun sequence genome includes a window with the following:
- the LOC104739975 gene encoding cleavage and polyadenylation specificity factor subunit 6-like isoform X2, whose translation MTEDNVDYGGNQKILHQGSGTIPALADEELMGDDDEYDDLYSDVNVGESFYQAHNPPQPPPAQVGGTGNASLQAQNTTSVAAEPRMGILSGGGTVEGKYRNDGGHNGIISGPDTRSDVYPQASSFGAKGLNIDMQSNNKIVQQGSTSIVLNNHGFSGNAVNVPELPVHNSYGAVPQGAQQIPVSQMSVIPNVMVNKSPTQSFVVDNGNTMLFVGELHWWTTDAEIESILSQYGRVKEIKFFDERVSGKSKGYCQVEFYDSAAAAACKEGMNGYIFNGKACVVAFASPETLKQMGANFTGRNQGQNQIQNRRPMNEGMGRGNNNNNNNNMNTQNGDGGRNYGRGGFARGGQGMGNRGGPWGGAMRGRGVNNMTSGSNAGPYGPGLAGPAFGGMMHPQGMMGAGGFDPTFMGRGGAYGGYSGLAYPGMPHSYPGVNAMGMVGIAPHVNPAFFGTGMGTMGSSGMNGVHAAAMWSEANGGGGEEGGSEYGGYEDETQEKEEKPSRDKERATTEREWSESSGDRRHKSHRDEKDSHREYKQQRDRDSDEFDRGQSSMKSRSRSRMAEDDHRSRSRDADYGKRRRGD comes from the exons ATGACTGAAGACAACGTTGACTATGGAGGTAACCAGAAGATATTACATCAAGGAAGCGGAACTATACCTGCTCTAGCGGATGAAGAACTTATGGGAGACGATGATGAGTACGATGATCTGTATAGCGATGTTAATGTTGGTGAGAGTTTCTACCAAGCTCATAATCCGCCTCAACCACCACCAGCTCAAGTCGGTGGTACAGGTAATGCAAGTCTTCAAGCTCAGAATACTACTAGTGTTGCTGCTGAACCGAGAATGGGGATTTTATCTGGAGGAGGTACTGTTGAAGGGAAGTATCGAAATGATGGAGGGCATAATGGAATAATCAGTGGACCAGACACAAGGTCTGATGTTTATCCACAAGCATCTTCTTTTGGAGCTAAAGGGTTGAATATTGATATGcaatccaacaacaaaatcgTTCAACAAGGATCAACATCTATTGTGTTAAACAACCATGGATTTTCAGGTAACGCTGTGAATGTGCCTGAGCTGCCTGTGCATAACTCTTATGGTGCTGTTCCTCAAGGTGCTCAGCAGATTCCTGTTAGCCAGATGAGTGTGATTCCGAATGTAATGGTGAACAAAAGCCCTACGCAGTCATTTGTTGTGGACAATGGAAACACCATGCTTTTTGTTGGAGAGTTACACTGGTGGACGACGGATGCAGAGATTGAGAGTATTCTTTCACAGTATGGAAGAGTCAAAGAGATCAAGTTTTTCGATGAGAGAGTTAGTGGCAAATCTAAAGGGTATTGTCAGGTTGAGTTTTATGATTCAGCTGCTGCAGCCGCTTGCAAAGAAGGAATGAATGGTTATATTTTCAACGGTAAAGCATGTGTTGTTGCCTTTGCTTCTCCTGAGACACTGAAGCAGATGGGAGCTAATTTCACTGGGAGGAACCAGGgacaaaaccaaattcaaaacagAAGGCCTATGAATGAAGGAATGGGAAGAggtaataacaacaacaacaacaacaacatgaataCGCAAAATGGAGATGGTGGAAGAAATTACGGGAGAGGTGGATTTGCGCGTGGTGGCCAAGGAATGGGCAACCGTGGAGGTCCCTGGGGTGGTGCAATGAGAGGTAGAGGGGTGAACAACATGACTAGTGGTTCTAATGCTGGACCGTATGGGCCTGGACTAGCTG GTCCTGCGTTTGGTGGTATGATGCATCCACAGGGTATGATGGGAGCTGGTGGGTTTGATCCAACATTCATGGGTCGGGGTGGTGCTTATGGAGGGTATTCAGGTCTTGCTTACCCTGGGATGCCTCATTCTTATCCTGGTGTTAATGCAATGGGAATGGTTGGGATTGCTCCTCATGTCAATCCCGCCTTCTTTGGCACGGGAATGGGAACAATGGGTAGCTCAGGGATGAATGGAGTTCATGCAGCAGCTATGTGGAGCGAGGCTAATGGAGGTGGTGGTGAAGAGGGTGGTTCTGAATATGGTGGGTATGAAGATGAAAcccaagagaaagaagaaaagccaTCACGAGATAAAGAACGGGCCACCACGGAACGTGAGTGGTCTGAGAGCAGTGGTGATAGAAGACACAAGAGCCATCGTGATGAGAAAGATAGTCACCGTGAGTATAAGCAGCAGAGAGACCGTGATTCTGATGAGTTCGATAGAGGACAATCTAGTATGAAATCTCGAAGCAGATCAAGAATGGCAGAAGATGATCATAGGTCCAGGTCAAGAGATGCAGACTATGGGAAGAGGAGACGAGGCGACTGA
- the LOC104739975 gene encoding cleavage and polyadenylation specificity factor subunit 6-like isoform X1: MTEDNVDYGGNQKILHQGSGTIPALADEELMGDDDEYDDLYSDVNVGESFYQAHNPPQPPPAQVGGTGNASLQAQNTTSVAAEPRMGILSGGGTVEGKYRNDGGHNGIISGPDTRSDVYPQASSFGAKGLNIDMQSNNKIVQQGSTSIVLNNHGFSGNAVNVPELPVHNSYGAVPQGAQQIPVSQMSVIPNVMVNKSPTQSFVVDNGNTMLFVGELHWWTTDAEIESILSQYGRVKEIKFFDERVSGKSKGYCQVEFYDSAAAAACKEGMNGYIFNGKACVVAFASPETLKQMGANFTGRNQGQNQIQNRRPMNEGMGRGNNNNNNNNMNTQNGDGGRNYGRGGFARGGQGMGNRGGPWGGAMRGRGVNNMTSGSNAGPYGPGLAGPAFGGMMHPQGMMGAGGFDPTFMGRGGAYGGYSGLAYPGMPHSYPGVNAMGMVGIAPHVNPAFFGTGMGTMGSSGMNGVHAAAMWSEANGGGGEEGGSEYGGYEDETQEKEEKPSRDKERATTEREWSESSGDRRHKSHRDEKDSHREYKQQRDRDSDEFDRGQSSMKSRSRSRMAEDDHRSRSRDADYGKRRRGD, translated from the exons ATGACTGAAGACAACGTTGACTATGGAGGTAACCAGAAGATATTACATCAAGGAAGCGGAACTATACCTGCTCTAGCGGATGAAGAACTTATGGGAGACGATGATGAGTACGATGATCTGTATAGCGATGTTAATGTTGGTGAGAGTTTCTACCAAGCTCATAATCCGCCTCAACCACCACCAGCTCAAGTCGGTGGTACAGGTAATGCAAGTCTTCAAGCTCAGAATACTACTAGTGTTGCTGCTGAACCGAGAATGGGGATTTTATCTGGAGGAGGTACTGTTGAAGGGAAGTATCGAAATGATGGAGGGCATAATGGAATAATCAGTGGACCAGACACAAGGTCTGATGTTTATCCACAAGCATCTTCTTTTGGAGCTAAAGGGTTGAATATTGATATGcaatccaacaacaaaatcgTTCAACAAGGATCAACATCTATTGTGTTAAACAACCATGGATTTTCAGGTAACGCTGTGAATGTGCCTGAGCTGCCTGTGCATAACTCTTATGGTGCTGTTCCTCAAGGTGCTCAGCAGATTCCTGTTAGCCAGATGAGTGTGATTCCGAATGTAATGGTGAACAAAAGCCCTACGCAGTCATTTGTTGTGGACAATGGAAACACCATGCTTTTTGTTGGAGAGTTACACTGGTGGACGACGGATGCAGAGATTGAGAGTATTCTTTCACAGTATGGAAGAGTCAAAGAGATCAAGTTTTTCGATGAGAGAGTTAGTGGCAAATCTAAAGGGTATTGTCAGGTTGAGTTTTATGATTCAGCTGCTGCAGCCGCTTGCAAAGAAGGAATGAATGGTTATATTTTCAACGGTAAAGCATGTGTTGTTGCCTTTGCTTCTCCTGAGACACTGAAGCAGATGGGAGCTAATTTCACTGGGAGGAACCAGGgacaaaaccaaattcaaaacagAAGGCCTATGAATGAAGGAATGGGAAGAggtaataacaacaacaacaacaacaacatgaataCGCAAAATGGAGATGGTGGAAGAAATTACGGGAGAGGTGGATTTGCGCGTGGTGGCCAAGGAATGGGCAACCGTGGAGGTCCCTGGGGTGGTGCAATGAGAGGTAGAGGGGTGAACAACATGACTAGTGGTTCTAATGCTGGACCGTATGGGCCTGGACTAGCTGGTCCTGCATTTG GTGGTATGATGCATCCACAGGGTATGATGGGAGCTGGTGGGTTTGATCCAACATTCATGGGTCGGGGTGGTGCTTATGGAGGGTATTCAGGTCTTGCTTACCCTGGGATGCCTCATTCTTATCCTGGTGTTAATGCAATGGGAATGGTTGGGATTGCTCCTCATGTCAATCCCGCCTTCTTTGGCACGGGAATGGGAACAATGGGTAGCTCAGGGATGAATGGAGTTCATGCAGCAGCTATGTGGAGCGAGGCTAATGGAGGTGGTGGTGAAGAGGGTGGTTCTGAATATGGTGGGTATGAAGATGAAAcccaagagaaagaagaaaagccaTCACGAGATAAAGAACGGGCCACCACGGAACGTGAGTGGTCTGAGAGCAGTGGTGATAGAAGACACAAGAGCCATCGTGATGAGAAAGATAGTCACCGTGAGTATAAGCAGCAGAGAGACCGTGATTCTGATGAGTTCGATAGAGGACAATCTAGTATGAAATCTCGAAGCAGATCAAGAATGGCAGAAGATGATCATAGGTCCAGGTCAAGAGATGCAGACTATGGGAAGAGGAGACGAGGCGACTGA
- the LOC104739973 gene encoding actin-related protein 3-like — protein MDPTSRPAVVIDNGTGYTKMGFAGNVEPCFILPTVVAVNESFLNQSKSSSKATWQTQHNAGVAADLDFYIGDEALAKSRSSSTHNLHYPIEHGQVEDWDAMERYWQQCIFNYLRCDPEDHYFLLTESPLTPPESREYTGEILFETFNVPGLYIAVNSVLALAAGYTTSKCEMTGVVVDVGDGATHVVPVAEGYVIGSCIKSIPIAGKDVTLFIQQLMRERGENIPPEDSFNVARKVKEMYCYTCSDIVKEFNKHDKEPAKYIKQWKGVKPKTGAPYTCDVGYERFLGPEVFFNPEIYSNDFTTALPAVIDKCIQSAPIDTRRALYKNIVLSGGSTMFKDFGRRLQRDLKKIVDARVLANNARTGGELTSQPVEVNVVSHPVQRFAVWFGGSVLSSTPEFFASCRTKEEYEEYGASICRTNPVFKGMY, from the exons ATGGATCCGACTTCTCGACCTGCTGTTGTCATCGATAATGGAACTGG GTATACTAAAATGGGATTTGCTGGTAATGTAGAGCCATGTTTCATTCTACCAACAGTAGTTGCAGTTAACGAGTCTTTTTTGAATCAATCAAAGAGTTCTTCAAAGGCAACTTGGCAAACACAGCACAACGCTGGTGTTGCTGCGGATCTTGATTTCTATATCGGAGATGAAGCCCTTGCGAAATCGCGGTCTAGTAGTACTCATAACCTTCATTATCCTATTGAGCATGGTCAAGTTGAGGATTGGGATGCTATGGAAAGATATTGGCAGCAGTgtattttcaattatttgaGATGTGATCCAGAGgatcattattttcttcttactGAGAGTCCTCTTACTCCTCCTGAAAGTAGAGAATACACTGGAGAGATTTTGTTTGAGACTTTTAATGTTCCTGGACTTTACATTGCTGTTAATTCAGTTCTTGCTCTTGCTGCTGGGTACACTACATCAAAG TGTGAGATGACAGGGGTTGTAGTAGATGTTGGTGATGGGGCAACTCATGTTGTACCTGTTGCAGAAGGTTATGTTATCGGAAGCTGTATCAAGTCAATTCCAATTGCTGGCAAAGATGTCACCCTATTTATTCAGCAACTCATGCGG GAAAGAGGTGAGAATATACCGCCAGAAGATTCATTCAATGTAGCCCGTAAAGTGAAGGAAATGTACTGCTACACTTGCTCAGACATTGTAAAG GAGTTTAATAAACATGACAAAGAACCAGCAAAGTATATCAAACAATGGAAAGGTGTTAAGCCAAAGACTGGTGCACCATACACTTGTGATGTGGGATATGAACGATTCCTTGGACCCGAG GTATTCTTTAATCCAGAGATATACAGCAATGACTTCACAACTGCGTTACCAGCTGTTATAGACAAATGTATTCAGTCTGCACCAATTGACACACGAAGAGCTCTATATAAG AATATAGTGTTGTCCGGAGGCTCAACCATGTTCAAAGATTTCGGAAGAAGGTTACAAAGGGATCTTAAGAAGATTGTTGATGCTCGTGTTCTTGCCAACAATGCTCGTACTGGTGGTGAACTTACG TCTCAACCCGTGGAGGTTAATGTGGTGAGCCATCCTGTCCAGAGGTTTGCAGTTTGGTTTGGAGGTTCAGTGCTTTCATCAACTCCAGAGTTCTTCGCG agTTGCAGAACGAAAGAGGAGTATGAGGAATATGGAGCAAGCATATGCCGTACAAATCCGGTGTTCAAGGGAATGTATTGA
- the LOC104739975 gene encoding cleavage and polyadenylation specificity factor subunit 6-like isoform X3: protein MTEDNVDYGGNQKILHQGSGTIPALADEELMGDDDEYDDLYSDVNVGESFYQAHNPPQPPPAQVGGTGNASLQAQNTTSVAAEPRMGILSGGGTVEGKYRNDGGHNGIISGPDTRSDVYPQASSFGAKGLNIDMQSNNKIVQQGSTSIVLNNHGFSGNAVNVPELPVHNSYGAVPQGAQQIPVSQMSVIPNVMVNKSPTQSFVVDNGNTMLFVGELHWWTTDAEIESILSQYGRVKEIKFFDERVSGKSKGYCQVEFYDSAAAAACKEGMNGYIFNGKACVVAFASPETLKQMGANFTGRNQGQNQIQNRRPMNEGMGRGNNNNNNNNMNTQNGDGGRNYGRGGFARGGQGMGNRGGPWGGAMRGRGVNNMTSGSNAGPYGPGLAGPAFGGMMHPQGMMGAGGFDPTFMGRGGAYGGYSGLAYPGMPHSYPGVNAMGMVGIAPHVNPAFFGTGMGTMGSSGMNGVHAAAMWSEANGGGGEEGGSEYGGYEDETQEKEEKPSRDKERATTEREWSESSGDRRHKSHRDEKDSHREYKQQRDRDSDEFDRGQSSMKSRSRSRMAEDDHRSRSRDADYGKRRRGD, encoded by the exons ATGACTGAAGACAACGTTGACTATGGAGGTAACCAGAAGATATTACATCAAGGAAGCGGAACTATACCTGCTCTAGCGGATGAAGAACTTATGGGAGACGATGATGAGTACGATGATCTGTATAGCGATGTTAATGTTGGTGAGAGTTTCTACCAAGCTCATAATCCGCCTCAACCACCACCAGCTCAAGTCGGTGGTACAGGTAATGCAAGTCTTCAAGCTCAGAATACTACTAGTGTTGCTGCTGAACCGAGAATGGGGATTTTATCTGGAGGAGGTACTGTTGAAGGGAAGTATCGAAATGATGGAGGGCATAATGGAATAATCAGTGGACCAGACACAAGGTCTGATGTTTATCCACAAGCATCTTCTTTTGGAGCTAAAGGGTTGAATATTGATATGcaatccaacaacaaaatcgTTCAACAAGGATCAACATCTATTGTGTTAAACAACCATGGATTTTCAGGTAACGCTGTGAATGTGCCTGAGCTGCCTGTGCATAACTCTTATGGTGCTGTTCCTCAAGGTGCTCAGCAGATTCCTGTTAGCCAGATGAGTGTGATTCCGAATGTAATGGTGAACAAAAGCCCTACGCAGTCATTTGTTGTGGACAATGGAAACACCATGCTTTTTGTTGGAGAGTTACACTGGTGGACGACGGATGCAGAGATTGAGAGTATTCTTTCACAGTATGGAAGAGTCAAAGAGATCAAGTTTTTCGATGAGAGAGTTAGTGGCAAATCTAAAGGGTATTGTCAGGTTGAGTTTTATGATTCAGCTGCTGCAGCCGCTTGCAAAGAAGGAATGAATGGTTATATTTTCAACGGTAAAGCATGTGTTGTTGCCTTTGCTTCTCCTGAGACACTGAAGCAGATGGGAGCTAATTTCACTGGGAGGAACCAGGgacaaaaccaaattcaaaacagAAGGCCTATGAATGAAGGAATGGGAAGAggtaataacaacaacaacaacaacaacatgaataCGCAAAATGGAGATGGTGGAAGAAATTACGGGAGAGGTGGATTTGCGCGTGGTGGCCAAGGAATGGGCAACCGTGGAGGTCCCTGGGGTGGTGCAATGAGAGGTAGAGGGGTGAACAACATGACTAGTGGTTCTAATGCTGGACCGTATGGGCCTGGACTAGCTGGTCCTGCATTTGGTGGTATGATGCATCCACAGGGTATGATGGGAGCTGGTGGGTTTGATCCAACATTCATGGGTCGGGGTGGTGCTTATGGAGGGTATTCAG GTCTTGCTTACCCTGGGATGCCTCATTCTTATCCTGGTGTTAATGCAATGGGAATGGTTGGGATTGCTCCTCATGTCAATCCCGCCTTCTTTGGCACGGGAATGGGAACAATGGGTAGCTCAGGGATGAATGGAGTTCATGCAGCAGCTATGTGGAGCGAGGCTAATGGAGGTGGTGGTGAAGAGGGTGGTTCTGAATATGGTGGGTATGAAGATGAAAcccaagagaaagaagaaaagccaTCACGAGATAAAGAACGGGCCACCACGGAACGTGAGTGGTCTGAGAGCAGTGGTGATAGAAGACACAAGAGCCATCGTGATGAGAAAGATAGTCACCGTGAGTATAAGCAGCAGAGAGACCGTGATTCTGATGAGTTCGATAGAGGACAATCTAGTATGAAATCTCGAAGCAGATCAAGAATGGCAGAAGATGATCATAGGTCCAGGTCAAGAGATGCAGACTATGGGAAGAGGAGACGAGGCGACTGA